The window AAATTGATAAATACTACATAATGAAATACACCATTATCATAACAAACCATCCAGTCATTAATGTTTAGCTtgcaagaaaattacaaaaatgagaaCATCAACGACAACTAGCAGCACGCGACCTTTAGTCATTATAAGCAACGGAAAAGAGATTCCCCTAGTTGCTAATGAACAAGTTACAAGTGATCTACTCTTGCTAAGATATATTGCTGCCCATTGCTCGAGAATCATCACACATAGACAACATACTTTTAACTAGCATGACCAGCCTTCTTGAACTTGACATTATACCCCTCCTAACTGCAAGGAGAAGGAACTCATGATAAGCTGTGACTCCAAGACAACATAAGACAATGCAATATATTAAGTGGGTCAGGGATGTCTTTGActatgtttttaaaataaaaaacagaGCACATAAAATAAAGACAGAATTTTTTAGATGGATTAGTGAGCAACATTTGAGTCTTACCGACGACTATTGACGAGTACAGTGAGGCAATCATTCCCCATGCTCTTTTgctctttttgaatttttttcacaGAATTTTCAGCCGAAGTGCTGCAATTATGCAATTCTATTGACTCCAAGGTATAAATTTCCCCAATGTCTTGAGGGATTTTCTTCAGGGATATGCATTCTTTCAGAACTAGGCATTGCAGTTCTGGAAAGTTAACGCTGCCAGCTTTCCACTGCTCCAGATCTGTCTTATGGATTAGGAGGAACTTAAGTTGATTAAAAATCATTTCATCATTTAATCTCCACCGGCCATCAACAAATCCATTGTCTTTAATTTTAAGCACTTGGAGGTTTGGCAACATTACAATATTCGCCATGTCTTCCCATGGTAAATAAGTACTTTCTAAAGTCAACCTTTTCAGAGATGTAGGCAAAGCAAACTTACTTTGCGGTGGTCGCTCGTAATATCCTCGGTAGCAGGTGATCTTCAATGTTTCAAGTTTATTTAAACAAGAAAGGCTATTTAGCTTCTCCGAAGTCATGTTTCCTTTATCACCATAAATTTTCAGCCTCTTTAGATTTGGAATACCAGAAAACAATTTCTCAGTACAGCAAGAAATATTTAGATATGACAGTTGCTCAAGATTTTGTAGCTTGAAACTAGACCCTTCCTTACTTGATGGAACACAAAAATAAGAGATCCTTTTTACCTCAAGATGCCTCAAAATTTTCATCTTCCAGATCTCCACTGGTAAACCAGAATATTGGCCAAAAATCAAGGTCTGCAGATTATAAAGCTCTGAGACTGAACTGTGAATGTACTCGTGACAGTTGAATATGTGAAGGTATCTGAGATGTACTAATTTTTTTATCACAAGGGGAAAATAATGAAATGTACAATCAAGGATTGCCAACACTCTTAGAAGTTTGAATTGCCCCAAAAGAGAATCGTTATTCAATCCATAGAAGAAGTGCAAAGTTCTGGTGCTACTAGATGATGATGACTCACATAAATCATCGTCATCATAAATGCGCGAAGAGTAACTGTAGCGACGAACATGAAACTTGTTCGCTGAAGGATTAGTGGCTACCTGAATTCTAGAGACCTGCAGGAACTTCTCATCATTAGCTACTCTTAGAATCAAGTCCCGCACCAGATCATGGACACCAAATGTTTTACACTCACCATCCCATCTCCTGCTTCTAACCATTAACAGATTCCTGCTAACAAGATCATTCAAACAATCTCTTCCCACTGCTTCCAAGCTTTTGAGCCCCTTATTCACTAGAAAACCCTCAGAAATCCATAAGTTGATCAAATTAGTAATGTTAATCTCCCTATCTTCTGGAAACACTCCAATGTAAAGGAAACACGGTCTAAGATGATAAGGTAAGTAATTGTAACTCATTGCAAGCACTCCTAGACATATATCTGATTCATTAACAAGAATGTTACTTACACTTTTGGAAACATCTTCCCAACTTTTGCGTGTTCTATCAATTTTAGAGAGATGTCCCGCAACCACTAGAAGGGCTAAAGGTAGTCCTTGGCAATTTTGTGCTACTTGCTTCCCGATTTCCTCTAGTTCAGGAGGACAAAACTGTTGATCTACCCCAAACACCTTGTCATGTATTAACTTCCAACTTTCGTCTAAATTCAAGAGGTGCATCTCATAAGGAGTGCAGTTTGGGTCAGCATGCATAGCCACTTCATTAATCctactagtcaaaataattcgacTACTATTCTCGTCTTCTGGAAAAGTTCTTGACACTATATCCCAGATGTTGTCACAGCTCCAAATATCATCCATGACAAGGAGATACCTCCGACACTTTAACACTTTGTATATCTTATCCATTAATTGATCACTATTAGTCCCTTGTTTTATCGGGTCAGCTGAAATACGAGAAAGAATATCCAACAATAGATCTCTAATCCGATATTGCTGAGATACTGTCACCCAAACATGGATGTCAAAGCGATGCCTGACTTCAAGATCGTCATATGCTTTTCTAGCTAGTGTTGTTTTGCCTATCCCTCCCATTCCCAGAATTGGGACAATTTCTCGATTAGACGAGGTCCCTATTAATCTTCTCTTGATTTCCATCAAATCGTCCTCAAGACCCACAACAATGTTTTCTGGATTCAGTTTTGCTACACGTCTGGATGATGAATGACCTAGCAAGGAAGCCTCTACTTGCAGTTCGTCATTTGTAGGATCAACATAGCCTTGAACTTCATTTGTACCAAAACTACTTCCCATCACATTCCTCTCCAGAACATCAATCTTTTCTACAAGTGGAGACAAGGTTTTGTGTAATGCCTCTTCTTCCATTGTTTTACGAAGGACTTTACTCTTACCAAACCTACATCCCATGACCCCCCTCTTTAGAGCTTCAATCTTTTCTACAAGTGTTCTCAATGTCTTTGATAATGCCTCTCTTTTCATTGTTTTATATATCTTTAGTTCGATCACATCTTCTACTTCTTCCACTGCTGTTCTAATCTCTCTATCTAATTCTTCAACTTCTCCACAATGTTGCCTTCTCTTGCTAGTGTTCTCAAGAAAGTCTTGGAAATTTTTAAGACTAACACGGAAAGAGTGCAGCATTTTTGTTGTTTCATCATCACTACTTACCCAATGTGGCTTTTGCTGCACGAGTTCCTCCAATGTTTGTGCAAGAGAAATCACAGCAACATAAGCCATATCTATTAATTGATCCTAGATCAAAAGAAAACATCAATTTGGAGAATAAGTAAAGCAAGAGGCAATATAAAGAGTTCTAAGCCCCTCATCAAATGCTCACCTAGATATATTTAGCTGGAAAGAAACAGCTGAATGCTTCTGCAGATTGATTCTAACAAAACCTGCAAAAGTCAAAATCAGCGCTGCAGTGTGTTGCTAAACAGAGAACGTGGGAAACTATAAGATCAGCATATCtcgaaaataaacaagaaataaaactGAAAGGTGAACTCTATGATTAAGGTAGCTAAACTTGACTTTTTGAAACCTGAGAAAACAAGCTACGTGGGACGTACGGTCTGGAAAGCCACACAGTAGATAACAAATTGAATAGTCTGTTCAAAGTCATTAATAGGCAATATTAGGACAAACTTTCTCGCAGATCTGAGCCTTAGGGGAGTGAAGTCCGGAAAAGGATATCAaattagggtgtgtttggtacgaaggaaaaaatattttcctagaaaatgagtgatttatcacttattttctcttgttttgtgagctaaaaatattttttagtgtttggtcagagagtataaaatatttttaagaaaataattttttatgttacTCTCCTCAACCCAAAATCTCCATGTTTCCTGTACTCGTTTTGTTGGGAAATAAAACTAtttcaggaaaagaaaatattttttttacatcatgaaaataaagtactcgttttgttggggattttttttttctatttcagaaaaagaaaatacttaatttgtttaaatgaatgaaaatattttttttacatcatgaaagaaagtgctcattttgttaaaatgaaagaaaatattttttctacatcataaaaaaaggtactcgttttgttgaaatgaaagaaaatatttttaatatatcatgaaaaaaatatacttattttgttaaaaaaaagtACTCTATCTactatgaaaaaaaaatactcttaaTAATAATTCTATTTAGGGTGGTTGTGGGTGAGGTTGGGTTGGGTGGGGGTGGGATATGATGGGGGTAGGGGTTAGGGTGGGTGGGTAGGGGTGATTCGGGGGTGGGGTGAGTTGGTGAGGGTTGGTGGGGATGGGGAATAGGGTGGAGAATGttgaaaaagaattttaaaaaatattaaaaaatgaaTTTCCGAGGAGAatgttttttaaaatattaaactcaatcaaacatgaaaaaattaaaaaatactttCCTTCGTATCAAACACACCCAAATGACGAAAAATACGAAAATAGTTTAAAGAGCTACAGTGGGACAGAACTTTTTATGCAAGCCAACTATGTATCAGATCAGGAAGTGACATAAGTCAATTAAGTTGCATCATCTAACAAAAAAATAGGATAAGAAATGAAGGGAAAACAATTTACTATCAGTAACGCCCAGTAGAATTTTGTAAAGTTTTAAGACTTTAAAGTGCGTCAATGACAATTAAAACTGATGTTTTGCATGCTAAAAGAGACTATGGACTAGCACCACAACACATAATAGTTGATTTTATACCATAGGGCTAGAAATATGACAAACGTTTTTTTAGGAGGATACCTAAGTTTTGTATAGGATAAAATCGGTTTATATTAAATACTCGAATAATAGCGTGACACGTGGAACCGAAGGCAGACGGAAGATGAAGCAAGTGGAAACCAAGACCGAGGACGACAACTTCAATTGGCACCAGGTAGATTCCGAAGGGAACATAATTGATGGAAGCAAACGAATATTTGTCACCAGATGACATTTGTTGAAGAATATTCCTCAGTATTAAATATACAGTCGTTGCAGAGAATTTTGGTATTCATGACTTGTCGTTACTTATTCATCCATGACCtccattattgtcatttaagatgGGCTTGATCCTCGGACCTTGTTCCCtatgtatagctataaatagtgacttcaacaaccattgtaagacACATGAAATCTCTGGCAAAATTTATGCTACATATTATTCTCAAgctaaataatactttattttctatcTAATATTGTGCTCAACGCTGTCTTCGGACGCCTTGTGAATCAGGCTATCTATTGTTTATttcgatttcaacgctaagtcttgtATTTTCATATAATTTATTTATCAATTTTGGATCAAGTCtgttcacttgtctataaactacgtaacaaattcaactgtaccgttttacggataaataatttggcgcccaccgtggggcttagacagctgcataattgagttgatccttatatatattattaacttgtttgattctttgttttatAGCAAAAATCGAAAAAATGGCAGCTAATGATGTCAACATCACACACAACGTTGAGGCGCAAGAAAATCTGCCTCTATATGAGAATTCGATCAGTAACACCCGCAACGAGGAGGATGTAGCAACTCCGATCCATGGCAGGAGCTATCCCCGACATGTACAA is drawn from Nicotiana tabacum cultivar K326 chromosome 9, ASM71507v2, whole genome shotgun sequence and contains these coding sequences:
- the LOC107817479 gene encoding putative late blight resistance protein homolog R1A-10, translated to MAYVAVISLAQTLEELVQQKPHWVSSDDETTKMLHSFRVSLKNFQDFLENTSKRRQHCGEVEELDREIRTAVEEVEDVIELKIYKTMKREALSKTLRTLVEKIEALKRGVMGCRFGKSKVLRKTMEEEALHKTLSPLVEKIDVLERNVMGSSFGTNEVQGYVDPTNDELQVEASLLGHSSSRRVAKLNPENIVVGLEDDLMEIKRRLIGTSSNREIVPILGMGGIGKTTLARKAYDDLEVRHRFDIHVWVTVSQQYRIRDLLLDILSRISADPIKQGTNSDQLMDKIYKVLKCRRYLLVMDDIWSCDNIWDIVSRTFPEDENSSRIILTSRINEVAMHADPNCTPYEMHLLNLDESWKLIHDKVFGVDQQFCPPELEEIGKQVAQNCQGLPLALLVVAGHLSKIDRTRKSWEDVSKSVSNILVNESDICLGVLAMSYNYLPYHLRPCFLYIGVFPEDREINITNLINLWISEGFLVNKGLKSLEAVGRDCLNDLVSRNLLMVRSRRWDGECKTFGVHDLVRDLILRVANDEKFLQVSRIQVATNPSANKFHVRRYSYSSRIYDDDDLCESSSSSSTRTLHFFYGLNNDSLLGQFKLLRVLAILDCTFHYFPLVIKKLVHLRYLHIFNCHEYIHSSVSELYNLQTLIFGQYSGLPVEIWKMKILRHLEVKRISYFCVPSSKEGSSFKLQNLEQLSYLNISCCTEKLFSGIPNLKRLKIYGDKGNMTSEKLNSLSCLNKLETLKITCYRGYYERPPQSKFALPTSLKRLTLESTYLPWEDMANIVMLPNLQVLKIKDNGFVDGRWRLNDEMIFNQLKFLLIHKTDLEQWKAGSVNFPELQCLVLKECISLKKIPQDIGEIYTLESIELHNCSTSAENSVKKIQKEQKSMGNDCLTVLVNSRR